A region of the Dickeya chrysanthemi NCPPB 402 genome:
TTCCGTGCTTGCCCACCTGACGAAATGACAGGTCATATTCACTCCATGATGCCAACGAAAAAAACCTGATAGTTTTTAGTGGAATAACTGCTCTGTGAAGTTTATTTCCGACGCAAGTGGTCAGATAAATATCCGTACCAAAGAGAAACTGGCGGATAAATCGGCGATAATTATCCTTGTTTGAGCAGAATACGTCAAAAAGCACTTTTTATTAAAACTGATTTTATTTTGTTTGAAATAAAATCGGGCTGATATCACATCATGCATAACAACCAGGTGCAATGACGCCGTCTGTGCGGCGTGCCCGTGAAGGCATCCTTGGCATCACGGGCAAAAGGCATCAGCGCAAACGGATATCCGCATGGTTCCATGCGGAGCATTGCTGTTTTTCATGAACCCGCTCGGCCAGCGCCTGCGGTGTAACCAGCGTCAGCGCCGCTGTTGGGCACACGCGTACACAAGACGGGCTATCGGCAACGCCGATGCAAAGGTCGCATTTATGGACTTCACTGCCTGATGGCGATGGGGCAGATGTCTCATCGTCTAATGTATGCGTCACCACATTGATGGCGCCGAACGGACAGGCGATTACGCAACTTTTACAGCCAATGCATCGCGATTGAATCACCTGAATACTGTCTTGATGTCGCACCAGTGCATCGTGCGGACAGACGCTGGCACAGGGCGCGTTTTCACACTGATGGCATAGCACTGGCATGCTCACGTTAGCATTTTTTATTACTTTAAGGCGCGGAAAAAAGTGCGATTTATGCAATTTTTGTTGGTTCCCGCCCACATGTGCGACGGCGCAAGCGATTTCACAGGTGCGGCAGCCAATGCATTTGGCGGCATCTGCAATCACAAACTGATTCATGGCCGATTCTCCTGTTGAATATCTACCCTGACCGGCAGCGACATGTCCTGGCTCTCCAGCCCCATTACCCGCAGCATACCTTGTGCAGCTTTACGGCCATCGGCGATGGCGGTGACCACCAGATCGGCGCCGCGCACCGCATCGCCGCCGGCGAACACCTGAGGGTGGCTGGTCTGGCAGGGATGGCGATGACCGAATGACGCCGTCGTGATGTGGCCCCAGCGATCCAGCGCGATATGGGCGTCCTGTAACCACGGCATACTGTGCGCCAGGAAACCAAACGCCGTGATCACCGCGTCTGCCGGTTGCACGAATTCAGATCCGGGCACCGGTTTGGGCCGACGGCGGCCGCTGGCGTCCGGTTCGCCCATTTCGGTGCGAATCAGGCTGACGCCGCACACCTGCCCGTTATCATCCAGACAAATCTTGAGTGGCTGAACATTGAAAAGAAATTCCACGCCTTCTTCCCGGGAATTTTTGACTTCCTTACGCGAGCCCGGCATGTTGGCTTCATCACGGCGATAAGCGCAGGTGACGGATTCCGCGCCCTGCCGAATTGAGGTGCGCAGGCAATCCATCGCGGTATCGCCGCCGCCCAGCACCAACACTCGCTTACCTTGCATCGAGACGTAGGGTTCATTGGGTAGTGTCGGCAACTCCATGACCTGTTTGGTGTTGGCGATCAGGAACGGCAGCGCGTCGTATACGCCGGGCGCGTCTTCATTTTCCAGTCCGGCTTTCATGGAACGGTAAGTACCGACGCCAATAAACAGCGTGTCGAACTCCGCCAGCAACTGCGCCATACTTATGTCGGTTCCCACTTCGGTATTCAGGCGAAACTCGATCCCCATCGCGCTGAATATTTCCCGGCGGCGGATCATGACGGATTTATCCAGCTTGAACGCGGGAATGCCGAATGTCAGCAATCCGCCGATTTCAGGATGCCGGTCAAAGACCACCGCCTGTACGCCATGCCGCGCCAGTACATCGGCGCAGGCCAGCCCGGCGGGACCGGCGCCGATGATGGCCGCCCGTTTGCCGGTCGGCTTCACCTGGCTCAGGTCCGGCTGCCAGCCCATGCTCATCGCCGTATCGGTGATATAACGTTCAATGTTGCCCACGGTTACGGCGCCGTAACCTTTACCCAGCGTGCAGGCGCCTTCGCATAACCGGTCTTGCGGGCAGACCCGACCGCAGATTTCCGGCAGGCTACTGGTGCGATGCGATAATTCAACCGCATCGAGGATGCGTCCTTCCTGCACCAGTTGCAGCAGTGCGGGAATATTGTTGTGCAACGGACAGGTCCATTCACAGACCGCATGCTGGCCGCAGTGCAGGCAACGGCTGGCCTGATCATGAGTGTGTTCGGCGCTAAAACCGTGATAGATCTCGTTAAACGTAGTCACCCGGTCTTCCAGCGGTTTTTTCACGGCATCCCGGCGCGGCCAGTCTTTCCGTTTGTCCAGCGGGCGGCATGTCGTACCGGCAAACGTGGGAATCGCGCGCGGCAAACCGATTATGCCGGTTTGCGCCATACGCCGCTGTTTTTCTCGCCGCTGTTCTTCTAGTGAATGCTCACTTACAAGTTGAAGCGCTTGTGTTGGGCAGGCCTCTACACAAGCCTGCCCATCGGGGCGGCCGATACAGAGGTCGCATTTGTGGGCGGTGGCGCCCTGGGCCTGGTTTTCAACGGTGATGGCGCCAAACGGACAGGCCAGTACACAGGTTTTGCAGCCGATGCACTTTTCGGCGACCAGTTGAATACCGTCTTGTTTTCTGACCAGCGCTTGTGTGGGGCACACTTTCGCACAGGGAGAGTCTTCACAATGACGGCAGGTTACCGCCGTATGCTGTTCTCCCTGGTGAAACACCCTTATTCGGGGGTGAAAATCGTCCCTATTTTCCGGATAGCGCCCGTGATTATGTGAAATCACACAGGCAATCTCGCAGGCATTACAGCCGATACAATCCTTCGCATTTGCGATAACAAACTGATTCATATCCTCTCCCGACATGTACAGCATGGGTGTGCGTATGACCCGCTGGTCATTTTCAGGCGAGCCCTTATCGAGCTGAGTAAGTGTGTGCTTACTCAGTCAATTTGGGATGTCTGTTGTGATTACAGGCTGCGTCGCGCCGGAGTTGCCTACCGAAGCAGACGAAAGATGACGAAACCAGCCTGAGCGGGTCACTAAGAAAGTGATTCTGGAAGGGGCCTGGTACCTGTCTCGTCAGGAGAAAAAATAACGATCCCCTCAGTTACTGAGGTTCATCCTAGCGGCTCGGGTCAGCATGAATCTTGATATAGAACAGATAAAGTGGGGTAAAAATAACCAAAAATTTTCATGCAGTTATCAAAAAAGACAAAAATATCGCCCGAAGAGCAATCAATAGCAGAAGGTTTATTACCTGAAATATCCCCATGAACATATATCCCCATGAACATATTTATATTTTTAAATGATATCTGAATTAGTTTTTTGCGTGAAATATATGGTTACTTATCTTTACGTTAAGCATAATGGTTTTTGCCGTTGGCTGGATGCAGGCGCTATCAGGCATCGGTCTCTTCATGAGGCACGCCAAACGGTATTAACAATAAATTAATAAGGGATTGGTCTATGAATAAAAAGGCTGTTTTTTGTTCTATGGTCATTTCCGCCACCTTGTTGGGCGGATGTGCTACAGAATCCTCACGTACAGTGGAAACGCCTAAAGTCGTCTCCTACAACACGTCTTATCAGGGCGTCCGCAGCCCGATTTCAGTTGGGAAATTTGAAAATCGTACCAACTATATGAATGGCATTTTCTCCGATGGTGTAGACCGTTTGGGGAATCAGGCTAAAACCATTCTTGTCAGCCACTTACAGCAGACGGGACGTTTTAACGTGCTTGATCGTACCAATATGGACGAGCTGAAAACGGAAGCCGGCATTAAAGGTCAGACACAGACATTAAAAGGCGCCAATTACGTTGTGACCGGCGACGTTACGGAATTCGGCCGTAAGGAAGTGGGCGATCAGCAACTGTGGGGGATTTTGGGAAGAGGTAAATCTCAGATTGCTTATGCCAAGACCACATTGAACATCGTGAACGTTCAGACCTCTGAAGTGGTGTATTCCGTTCAGGGGGCGGGTGAGTATGCCCTGTCCAACCGCGAAATCGTCGGATTTGGCGGTACGGCTAGTTATGACTCAACGCTGAACGGCAAAGTGCTGGATTTAGCGATTCGTGAAGCGGTCAACAATTTGGTTGCAGGTATTGAAAGCGGCGCATGGCGTCCATCGAATTAAAAGAACGGGAAAATAATAATGTTATTCAATAAAAAGACTGTGCTGTTGTTGACGGCGACTTTACTGGCAGGAT
Encoded here:
- the aegA gene encoding formate-dependent uric acid utilization protein AegA yields the protein MNQFVIANAKDCIGCNACEIACVISHNHGRYPENRDDFHPRIRVFHQGEQHTAVTCRHCEDSPCAKVCPTQALVRKQDGIQLVAEKCIGCKTCVLACPFGAITVENQAQGATAHKCDLCIGRPDGQACVEACPTQALQLVSEHSLEEQRREKQRRMAQTGIIGLPRAIPTFAGTTCRPLDKRKDWPRRDAVKKPLEDRVTTFNEIYHGFSAEHTHDQASRCLHCGQHAVCEWTCPLHNNIPALLQLVQEGRILDAVELSHRTSSLPEICGRVCPQDRLCEGACTLGKGYGAVTVGNIERYITDTAMSMGWQPDLSQVKPTGKRAAIIGAGPAGLACADVLARHGVQAVVFDRHPEIGGLLTFGIPAFKLDKSVMIRRREIFSAMGIEFRLNTEVGTDISMAQLLAEFDTLFIGVGTYRSMKAGLENEDAPGVYDALPFLIANTKQVMELPTLPNEPYVSMQGKRVLVLGGGDTAMDCLRTSIRQGAESVTCAYRRDEANMPGSRKEVKNSREEGVEFLFNVQPLKICLDDNGQVCGVSLIRTEMGEPDASGRRRPKPVPGSEFVQPADAVITAFGFLAHSMPWLQDAHIALDRWGHITTASFGHRHPCQTSHPQVFAGGDAVRGADLVVTAIADGRKAAQGMLRVMGLESQDMSLPVRVDIQQENRP
- a CDS encoding 4Fe-4S dicluster domain-containing protein — encoded protein: MNQFVIADAAKCIGCRTCEIACAVAHVGGNQQKLHKSHFFPRLKVIKNANVSMPVLCHQCENAPCASVCPHDALVRHQDSIQVIQSRCIGCKSCVIACPFGAINVVTHTLDDETSAPSPSGSEVHKCDLCIGVADSPSCVRVCPTAALTLVTPQALAERVHEKQQCSAWNHADIRLR
- a CDS encoding CsgG/HfaB family protein; its protein translation is MNKKAVFCSMVISATLLGGCATESSRTVETPKVVSYNTSYQGVRSPISVGKFENRTNYMNGIFSDGVDRLGNQAKTILVSHLQQTGRFNVLDRTNMDELKTEAGIKGQTQTLKGANYVVTGDVTEFGRKEVGDQQLWGILGRGKSQIAYAKTTLNIVNVQTSEVVYSVQGAGEYALSNREIVGFGGTASYDSTLNGKVLDLAIREAVNNLVAGIESGAWRPSN